Within Candidatus Aminicenantes bacterium, the genomic segment CCGCAGTCCGGAGTCTGGATCTCCATGTCTCTTTCGTATTCAAGGCTGTTGACATCCATGTAAACACCGCCGCGGCGGATGTTCATGGTTAGAGACGTGTGGCGCAGTGCCGGCAGTTTCTCCAGGTCGATCCGGGTGTCGTAATCCAGGCGCAAATAGTTGAGGCGACCCAGGTAGATTTCCATCCGTCCGTCTGTGGTTTCCACCATGTCTTTTTCGAACAGGGGCAGATTTATTGTGACTTCTTCCTGGCCTTCATCGTAACTGCGATCCACAAACGCTTCGCCGTCAACGTACTTGACGCGGACGACCTTGGCGTTTTCATAATACTTGGCGCGAAAGGTTTCATCTTCACCGCGATTCTGGGCCGGCAGGAAAACAGCCATTGCCAGAACCAGGCTGATGGATATAACTGCATGTTTCATGTTCGCCTCCTGCCATGTATTAGCAAGTCTATTTCCACTCAATTAGATTCCAATTGTCCGAAATAAAGGACAACTAGATATGAAGATCGGTTGTTTAAACGCGCGACCGCTGAATTCAGTTGAGCTCGCTGTAAACAATCTCAGCCAAATCGGTAAAACGCTTTGAGATGTCCGCTTCGGGGTGGGTCAGCAGGAAGGGCTGACCTTTGGTATCCCGTTGAGACAATTCGGGAATGTAGGGCAGTTTCGTCAAAACTTTTACTTCAAGGCTTTCGGCACCACTGGCGCCCGGGTAGAGATCAATGGTGCGATGGCAGTGCGGACACGCAATGAACTTCATGTTCTCTACGATTCCAAGCACACGGATGTCCGTTGTATGGAACATGTCGATCATCTTGCGCACATCCGCAATGGATGCTTCCTGGGGGGTGGTGACGATCACTCCGGCGGTCAAGTCTGCTTTCTGGATAATGGACAGGGGCACATCCCCGGTACCCGGCGGAAGATCTATGAGGAAGGCATCCAGTTTCCCCCAATCCACTTCAGTGAGGAACTGCTCAATCAACTTGTTGGCCAGGGGACCCCTCCAGATCAAGGCTTTCCCCGCGGGGGCGATAAATCCCACGGACATGACCTGAATTCCGTATGCGATTACCGGCTGGATCCTTCCGTCCCGGACCTGGGCGGACGACTGGTTGATCCCCATCATCAAGGGGACGTTGGGACCGTAAATATCCGCGTCCAGCAGTCCCACTTTCAGTCCCCGGCGTGCCAATGCCAATGCCAGGTTCACCGTAACCGTTGATTTACCCACACCGCCTTTGCCACTGGCCACGGCAAGGGCGAATCTTGCATCCACGGAGTGGGGGCTTGATTCCGCAGGGGCCCCTTCAGCCATAGCGATTTCCTCTCTGGTGGGTTACTTGACGCAGGAATCCGTAGGACAAACGGCCGCGCACTGGGGTTCGTCGAAATGTCCTTCACATTCCACGCAAACTTCGGGGTCGATTACATAGAACTCGTCACCCTGTGAAATGGCGCCCACCGGGCATACAGATTCACAGGCTCCACAACTGATGCAGGTGTCAACGATATGCAGTGCCATGTCGCCTCCTTTTTGGGTTCATTCAGAATTGATTGTAGACCCGGAGGCGGTGGATGTCAACACGGGTTCAATTTTTCCTTCCAGTGCTTAATTTTATCTGCATGGGTGTTTTCGGCCATGGCAAAACGGCGTTTGCTAAAGTCTGGATTTTTTCCCTGGATTTTTTTCCCTTGACATCTCCGGTTCGATTTGCTAAATTTCCACTTGAAGAGGAGGACATATGGGTGCTGAAGTTGGAACAGGAACAAAATCGGAACCGAATGTTGTCCCGCTTTGCGATATTCTGCTGGTATTGCTGATCATTTTCATGGTCATTACCCCGGTTGCCCAGAAAGGCATCGACATCAACCTTCCGGAGACTTCGGGGGGGGGGGCTGAGGGTGAGCCGCCGTCCGCGGCCAAAAGCATTGTGTTGACGCTGGAGGCGGACCAGTCGGTGGACATCAACAACCGGCCGGTTTCTTTGGATCTGCTGGAAAGCGAGTTGCGGACCATCTATCAGACTCGTACCACAAAAACTATCTTTATCCGTGCCGACGAAACCGTTCGTTATGAGAGCGTCTTGAAAGTTATCGATATTGCAAAAGGCGCAGGTATTGAAGTTCTCGGCGTAATTCCCGAACGCTATCAGAGCGCTCGGTAGACATCTGGTGGTCCTGCAGTCCGACAGAGTCGGTTTCTTTGTCCTTTCTCTGATATCAATACGGGAAAAATCCCGTCATGTCCCCCATCGATTCTATTGGCCGGGGGATATTTCCGCCTGGAGGTAGACTGTGGCCAAGCTTAGTGAAGAAAAGGAATTGAAAGCCATCACCCAACGTTTTTCGGAGGCAGTGGCGGCATTTACACGCAAGGATTTCGCCG encodes:
- a CDS encoding ATP-binding protein encodes the protein MAEGAPAESSPHSVDARFALAVASGKGGVGKSTVTVNLALALARRGLKVGLLDADIYGPNVPLMMGINQSSAQVRDGRIQPVIAYGIQVMSVGFIAPAGKALIWRGPLANKLIEQFLTEVDWGKLDAFLIDLPPGTGDVPLSIIQKADLTAGVIVTTPQEASIADVRKMIDMFHTTDIRVLGIVENMKFIACPHCHRTIDLYPGASGAESLEVKVLTKLPYIPELSQRDTKGQPFLLTHPEADISKRFTDLAEIVYSELN
- a CDS encoding 4Fe-4S dicluster domain-containing protein, whose product is MALHIVDTCISCGACESVCPVGAISQGDEFYVIDPEVCVECEGHFDEPQCAAVCPTDSCVK
- a CDS encoding biopolymer transporter ExbD; the encoded protein is MGAEVGTGTKSEPNVVPLCDILLVLLIIFMVITPVAQKGIDINLPETSGGGAEGEPPSAAKSIVLTLEADQSVDINNRPVSLDLLESELRTIYQTRTTKTIFIRADETVRYESVLKVIDIAKGAGIEVLGVIPERYQSAR